One window of Bacteroidales bacterium genomic DNA carries:
- a CDS encoding diacylglycerol kinase family lipid kinase, with product MTERNWLVIVNPNAGGRRGEHEWPGIKKLLQKEGIPFDPVLTEAPLHAISLAEEGIAKGYRDIVAVGGDGTLNEVANGILRQQKRPATEINLGMITVGTGNDWARMFSVPASFAGAVRVLKEKKTRLQDVCKVTFGTNGNSAERFFVNLAGIGFDAEVVKRTNREKMKGHSSSMIYIWYLLTTLFSYRSTRFQIIAEDRERKGEYFDISIGIGKYNGGGMITVPYAIADDGLLDVTLIRKIGKWEVIRNLPLLFNGQIERNKKVEIFRTRSIEVTSNPPVNLEADGESLGTSPFRFEVVPSALRVIVP from the coding sequence GTGACTGAAAGAAACTGGCTGGTTATTGTCAATCCCAATGCAGGTGGACGGCGGGGCGAACATGAATGGCCCGGGATAAAAAAACTGCTTCAAAAAGAGGGGATTCCGTTTGATCCGGTGCTCACCGAAGCTCCCCTGCATGCTATCAGCCTGGCAGAAGAAGGAATTGCCAAGGGATACAGAGATATTGTTGCGGTAGGTGGTGACGGAACACTGAATGAAGTAGCCAATGGGATTCTCCGTCAGCAAAAACGCCCTGCGACTGAAATCAATCTTGGCATGATTACGGTTGGAACAGGAAATGACTGGGCACGTATGTTTTCTGTTCCCGCCAGTTTCGCCGGCGCTGTAAGGGTTCTGAAGGAAAAAAAGACCCGCCTTCAGGATGTCTGTAAGGTCACTTTCGGGACCAACGGAAACTCCGCTGAACGGTTTTTTGTCAATCTGGCTGGTATTGGATTTGACGCTGAGGTGGTTAAAAGAACCAACCGGGAGAAAATGAAAGGCCATAGCAGTTCCATGATCTACATTTGGTATCTTCTTACCACCCTCTTTTCCTACCGGAGTACCCGTTTTCAAATCATTGCCGAAGACAGGGAGCGCAAGGGAGAGTATTTTGACATTAGTATTGGCATCGGAAAGTACAACGGGGGTGGTATGATTACGGTTCCCTATGCCATAGCCGACGACGGCCTTCTGGATGTAACCCTGATACGGAAAATAGGAAAATGGGAAGTCATACGAAACCTCCCACTGTTGTTTAACGGACAAATTGAGCGCAATAAAAAAGTGGAAATTTTCAGAACACGTTCCATTGAGGTTACGTCCAATCCGCCGGTCAATCTGGAAGCTGACGGAGAGTCCCTCGGTACAAGTCCGTTTCGTTTCGAAGTGGTTCCATCAGCCCTGAGGGTTATTGTCCCCTGA
- a CDS encoding ParA family protein: protein MGKVIAIANQKGGVGKTTTAINLAASFAVLEKKVLLIDADPQANATSGSGFDVRNVKTGIYECLIDEQDPRAAVLHTEIEGFDLIPSHIDLVGAEIEMLNMPNREKILKGVVAKIKDDYDFVLIDCSPSLGLITVNALTAADSVLIPVQCEYFALEGLGKLLNTIKIIQGRLNPELQIEGFLLTMYDPRLRLSNQVVEEVKKHFQDMVFDTIVQRNIKLSESPSFGKPVITYDAESKGAINHLNLAREIMQKNEMTLMSNAEKVIG, encoded by the coding sequence ATGGGAAAAGTAATAGCTATTGCCAATCAGAAAGGCGGAGTAGGAAAAACAACGACTGCCATAAACCTGGCTGCCAGTTTCGCTGTTCTGGAGAAGAAAGTTTTGCTGATTGATGCTGATCCTCAGGCAAATGCAACTTCAGGTTCAGGTTTCGACGTACGGAATGTCAAAACAGGTATTTACGAATGCCTGATTGATGAGCAGGATCCCCGCGCAGCCGTTTTGCACACTGAGATTGAAGGTTTCGACCTGATTCCTTCCCATATCGATCTGGTTGGTGCTGAAATTGAAATGCTGAATATGCCCAACCGGGAAAAAATACTGAAGGGTGTTGTAGCCAAAATCAAGGATGATTATGACTTTGTCCTTATTGATTGTTCTCCTTCGCTGGGATTGATTACCGTCAATGCCCTTACGGCAGCCGATTCGGTTCTGATACCGGTGCAATGTGAATATTTTGCTCTGGAAGGGCTGGGTAAACTGCTGAATACCATAAAGATAATTCAGGGCAGGCTTAATCCTGAGCTGCAGATCGAAGGATTTCTCCTTACCATGTATGACCCCAGGCTGCGCCTTTCAAACCAGGTGGTTGAAGAGGTGAAAAAGCATTTTCAGGATATGGTTTTCGATACCATTGTTCAGCGAAATATTAAACTGAGCGAATCGCCCAGTTTCGGCAAACCAGTTATTACCTATGATGCTGAATCAAAGGGAGCTATTAACCATCTCAATCTTGCCCGCGAAATTATGCAGAAGAATGAGATGACCCTGATGAGTAATGCAGAAAAAGTTATCGGATAG
- a CDS encoding ParB/RepB/Spo0J family partition protein, producing the protein MAAKKNALGRGLGALIDSEEEKEQIVRSVAGITEIPVDQIETNPFQPRTGMDEESLADLASSIAKLGIIQPITVRELGENRYQIITGERRWRAAKMAGLETIPAYVRKADDQGMLEMALVENIQREDLNAIEVAISYQRLIEECKLTQEMLSERVGKNRATISNYLRLLKLPAEIQLGLRENRLSMGHARALITLEDQEILMKIYNKIIHEDLSVRKTEALVKKLTEAKPSEEQPEEVPAAYHDLQEHLSRFFEIPVEFKRSNKGNGRIVLHFRNDEELEKIIAILDRLNR; encoded by the coding sequence ATGGCAGCAAAAAAGAATGCTCTTGGTCGTGGTCTTGGTGCTCTGATTGATTCCGAAGAGGAAAAGGAACAAATTGTCCGGTCGGTTGCCGGGATTACTGAAATTCCTGTTGATCAGATTGAAACAAACCCATTTCAGCCCCGTACAGGCATGGATGAGGAATCGCTGGCTGACCTGGCCTCTTCCATTGCCAAGCTGGGTATCATTCAGCCGATAACCGTCAGGGAACTGGGTGAAAACAGATACCAGATCATCACCGGAGAACGGCGCTGGAGGGCGGCAAAAATGGCCGGTCTTGAAACAATTCCTGCCTATGTACGGAAAGCCGATGACCAGGGAATGCTTGAAATGGCCCTGGTGGAAAACATTCAGCGCGAGGATCTTAATGCCATCGAAGTGGCTATTAGCTACCAGCGGCTGATTGAAGAATGTAAGCTTACACAGGAAATGCTGAGTGAGCGGGTCGGTAAAAACAGGGCTACTATATCGAATTATCTCCGTTTGCTTAAACTTCCGGCCGAAATACAGCTTGGGCTCAGGGAAAACCGCCTTTCCATGGGGCATGCCCGCGCACTGATAACCCTGGAAGATCAGGAAATCCTTATGAAAATTTATAACAAAATCATTCATGAGGACCTTTCTGTCCGTAAAACGGAAGCACTCGTAAAAAAACTCACGGAAGCCAAACCTTCTGAAGAACAACCGGAAGAAGTTCCCGCCGCCTACCATGACCTTCAGGAACATTTGTCGCGTTTCTTTGAAATACCGGTTGAATTCAAACGGAGCAATAAAGGAAACGGCCGAATCGTTCTTCACTTCCGTAATGACGAGGAACTTGAAAAAATTATCGCTATCCTTGATCGTCTTAACCGTTAA